From the genome of Xyrauchen texanus isolate HMW12.3.18 chromosome 7, RBS_HiC_50CHRs, whole genome shotgun sequence:
TTTGGCCATTTATTCTAATAGGAGCATATGTTTTTTCATACGTTAAGTCTGTTACTGTTTCACTACATAACAGAATGTAAATCATTGTCAGTGACATGTTATACATTGCACATGCAAATTTATAACATTCACTTGTCATTTGTATTCCATAGATTGTCAAATAATGGGCGGCCAACAGAAGACAAAAAAAGGAATATGAAATGGCATCACCTGTAAAGGTGAGAGAGCTTATACagaaacatatataaatataaatattacacaGTTTTACAGTAAAGAAAATATACTAGATTAGTATCAGTGATGTTATTCATGTTATTCTCATCATAGCTCAAAGAAATCCTCAGCAGAAGCATTTTTCCATCTGTAACAGTCATTTAGTTGTAAACTACGTCACAGGTATACTGTTTTCCCAAGCCAATTCAAAGAAATGTCAAGATTGAATTAGAGTAGGTGTTGAGTTTACCTTTGTTTTGATAAAAACATTGCCTGCACACAACGCTTTCAGGAGATGATGTCATGCTTAAGCAGCGATTAATTGCACACATCAATAACACTGCTGCAAAGCTAAAAATAGGAAATAACCTTTGTGGAACAAGTACTGCCCGATTGGGTCTTGATTACAAGGAAAATGTTTTACAATCAATCACAATGACTGCACAATGGTTTTGCAACTTTGCTGTGGTAGCTAGTAGCTAGTTTGTCCCTCGCTTAAAACTCCACCTTTTTACTCTTAGACCTTAACAAGCTTAACAAACCTAAGTCAAATGAGTGAAAGTCGAATAACGCAAAGTTCAGCATATGGTTTGTCCATCTAGGAGGAGATAGCATAGATTAGGCATAACTTGGCAGGCACTGACTGTGGTCAGAAATATTTTGCTTTCCTCTTTTGTCTAAGCCACAAGGTTTATTGTCCATTGGTGGTTGAGACAGTTCCAGGAACAGTTGGGATTTCAGGAAGCGCCTGTATGAGTCCTTTTCCATTAGGGTGAAGATCTTACTCTGAGCCTCATCAAAGCAGGAGGCATCACAGCTTTCCAAATTCTTTCTAGTGTTCTCTCTGGTGGCAGAATCTAAATTCACCTGAAAGATTTGTTTAACGTTATTAGTACATTTTCTACATGGGTCTGTTCTCTCATTCACATATCGCAGTCAAGCAGCATTCTCACCTCTTTCGGGGAATCAGCTTCAACGTATTGCTCAAATATCTTTCTAGCTTTCGTGTCCATCTTGCACACAGATGTCTGCTTAAAATCCTCACAAGCCTCCCAGAATTCAATGTTCTCTTGACTAAACTCAGACTGTAAAAAGGCAGCGAAAGCCTTTCGACCAACTGAAAGGAAAATAGTTTTGCAGTTAGATATGAGTGAAACTCAATACAGTAACTCTGTGAATCTATGTTAAAAGGCTATTTTAGCTGTGTACAATACAAGCCCTTTCAAtatgtttcttttcttttgtggaacacaaaagaagatgtaaaTACCCCTTTCAATCAAAAACCAAGGGTCagaaatgatgacacaattttcatttttgggtgaactatccctgtaagaaTATTTAGTTTGGCTAGTATCATttaccattctctttcattggattttttttcatacaataaaagtggattgtaactgaggctgtcattctgccaagcATTTCCTTACATgtgttaaattattaaattatggcagaatttccatttttgtgtgaactatcgctttaatttGACAGAAAATCCTATAAGCCTTTCACACTAACTGTCTGAAGATTTCTTAATTTGGCATCTTTCAGCTACATTCATTATTCTGAGAGGAAGGGGATGCTGGTGATGCTAAGGAAGTTAAGAAATGAAGAGGTCAGGATTCTAAGTCTGGGGAGGATTCTCATAGGACTGCCCTTGTGGTCGATAACCCCTATAGCCCACCAGAACAGACCACTCAGGCTCTTCAGGGGCCACATAGTGCAGCCAGCGGACACTAGCGCTTGAGAAAACATAGTCACGGTCCATCAATGTGACAACGCATAGTCTAGTTTAACAGAGACTTTACTGGGGCCAAGGGCTCTTTGATGGCTAAACCAGGGTCATTTCTTCAGGGCTTTAATATAAGTCATCAGTATGCCACAGGTTTACCAGCCTGTTCATTACTAACTCATTAACCAACACAATTTCATGACGAAGCATCACTTTTTACCTCCTCTAAACGTCGCATTTGATCTGTAGTCAATTAATTTCGTAGCATTCCATTATTACTTTACACAcaggttatttttttaaat
Proteins encoded in this window:
- the rgs4 gene encoding regulator of G-protein signaling 4, which encodes MCKGLAALPATCLKSAKDIKHKIGFLLQKPDPQEQKALKEKTKATVVNRISPVETEKWKTSFSNLIKNDVGRKAFAAFLQSEFSQENIEFWEACEDFKQTSVCKMDTKARKIFEQYVEADSPKEVNLDSATRENTRKNLESCDASCFDEAQSKIFTLMEKDSYRRFLKSQLFLELSQPPMDNKPCGLDKRGKQNISDHSQCLPSYA